A window from Ramlibacter pinisoli encodes these proteins:
- the truA gene encoding tRNA pseudouridine(38-40) synthase TruA, translating to MRWALGVSYHGQAYDGWQSQPSGRTVQDHLEGALTRFAVQPVATVCAGRTDAGVHGLMQVVHFDTTLEREAFSWVRGTNTFLPPDIAVQWAQPVPDAFHSRASALARRYAFVLLESPVRPSLENGRAGWVFRPLDQQAMEAAAARLLGQHDFTSFRASACQARSPVKTMRHIGISRRGAYWRFDFEADAFLHHMIRNIMGCLLLVGQGLQPPQWIDQVLAARDRDAAAPTFPPDGLYFLGPVYDARWGLPQRTPAYDWLP from the coding sequence ATGAGGTGGGCTCTCGGCGTCAGCTACCACGGACAGGCTTACGACGGCTGGCAGAGCCAGCCGTCCGGCCGCACCGTGCAGGACCACCTCGAAGGCGCGCTCACGCGGTTTGCCGTCCAGCCGGTCGCCACCGTGTGCGCGGGCCGCACCGATGCCGGCGTCCATGGCCTGATGCAGGTGGTGCACTTCGACACCACGCTCGAACGCGAGGCCTTCTCCTGGGTGCGCGGCACCAACACCTTCCTGCCGCCCGACATCGCCGTGCAGTGGGCGCAGCCGGTGCCCGATGCCTTCCATTCCCGCGCCAGCGCCCTCGCCCGCCGCTATGCCTTCGTGCTGCTGGAATCGCCCGTGCGGCCCAGCCTCGAGAACGGGCGTGCCGGCTGGGTCTTCCGCCCGCTCGACCAGCAGGCGATGGAGGCGGCCGCCGCCCGGCTGCTGGGCCAGCACGACTTCACCTCGTTCCGTGCGTCGGCCTGCCAGGCCCGCTCGCCGGTCAAGACCATGCGCCACATCGGCATCTCGCGGCGCGGCGCCTACTGGCGCTTCGATTTCGAGGCCGACGCCTTCCTGCACCACATGATCCGCAACATCATGGGGTGCCTGCTGCTGGTGGGCCAGGGCCTGCAGCCGCCGCAGTGGATCGACCAGGTGCTGGCGGCGCGCGACCGGGACGCGGCCGCACCGACCTTCCCGCCCGACGGCCTGTACTTCCTGGGGCCGGTGTACGACGCCCGCTGGGGCCTGCCGCAGCGCACCCCTGCCTATGATTGGCTGCCATGA